One Pristiophorus japonicus isolate sPriJap1 chromosome 19, sPriJap1.hap1, whole genome shotgun sequence genomic window carries:
- the LOC139230293 gene encoding prolactin-like, producing MDTEPKKETLGQVAKRFVQEVEDSVMPLPSFANGHGECQPISMSQLFDRVVALSHQMHTLATDTYVEFDQHFMQGQQLIFRAINNCHTSSIVTPQNKEEALRISREQLLSLVIAVLHSWRDPLQYVISEFTYTHRTTSSMLSKSLKIVKQMKQLAKGLNKISEQMGQHRRVIQQVRQWEQPLAEDRDSIMLQLYSLLQCFRRDTHKIDSYLKLLKCRFSQQSSC from the exons atggacaccgagccaaagaaggagacattagggcaggtggccaaacgCTTTGTCCAAGAG GTCGAGGATAGTGTGATGCCTTTGCCCTCATTCGCCAATGGGCATGGAGAATGCCAACCCATTTCAATGAGTCAATTGTTTGACCGTGTTGTTGCGCTTTCGCACCAGATGCATACTCTCGCCACGGACACATACGTTGAATTT GACCAGCATTTCATGCAAGGGCAACAGCTAATTTTCAGGGCTATTAACAACTGCCACACCTCCTCCATCGTGACACCTCAGAACAAGGAAGAAGCATTAAGGATAAGT CGCGAGCAACTGCTAAGCCTTGTAATTGCTGTTCTACATTCCTGGCGGGACCCTCTGCAGTACGTGATTTCCGAATTCACTTACACCCACAGGACCACCAGCTCCATGTTGAGTAAATCCCTGAAGATCGTCAAGCAAATGAAGCAACTTGCGAAAGGATTGAACAAGATAAGCGAGCAG ATGGGGCAGCATAGGAGAGTCATTCAGCAGGTGCGGCAATGGGAACAGCCTCTAGCTGAAGATCGAGACTCGATAATGCTGCAGCTTTACAGTCTCCTGCAATGCTTCCGCCGTGACACGCACAAAATCGACAGCTACCTTAAACTGCTCAAATGCAGATTCTCCCAGCAATCAAGCTGCTGA